In Chryseobacterium shigense, the following proteins share a genomic window:
- a CDS encoding Nramp family divalent metal transporter → MNFKLNSAWRKDKTSHSLSEVYSSIKVPRKANFWRKYLAFAGPGLMIAVGYMDPGNWATDIAGGAQFGYTLLSVILISNIFAMVLQHLSVKLGVVAERDLAQACRDHFNPTTNFILWVFCEIAIAACDLAEVIGSAIALNLLFHIPLTWGIVITTVDVLIILLLQAKGFRWIESIVGGLIFIILACFIYEIVISQPAFNEILGGLVPQKEIIQNPAMLYIAIGILGATVMPHNLYLHSSIVQTRDYPRDREGKKEAIKFATIDSTVSLMLAFFINAAILILAAATFHTTGNKHVADIHDAYKMLTPILGASMASIAFAIALLASGQNSTLTGTLAGQIVMEGFLNIRLKPWLRRLITRLIAVIPALIVTIIYGEKGTTDLLVLSQVILSMQLSFAVVPLVMFTNDKVKMGEFVNKPFLKIIVWIISIIIIVLNLYLLYQTFTG, encoded by the coding sequence ATGAATTTTAAATTAAATAGCGCCTGGCGTAAAGATAAAACTTCTCACTCCCTATCAGAGGTATATTCCTCTATAAAAGTGCCCAGAAAAGCCAATTTCTGGAGAAAATATCTTGCATTTGCCGGTCCGGGACTGATGATTGCCGTAGGATATATGGATCCGGGGAACTGGGCTACCGATATTGCCGGAGGTGCTCAGTTCGGATATACTTTGCTTTCGGTAATTCTTATTTCAAATATTTTTGCAATGGTTTTGCAGCATTTATCTGTAAAACTAGGTGTTGTTGCTGAAAGAGATCTTGCTCAGGCCTGTCGTGATCATTTTAACCCAACAACCAACTTTATTCTATGGGTATTCTGTGAAATAGCCATTGCTGCCTGTGATCTCGCCGAGGTCATTGGTTCTGCCATAGCCTTAAATCTCCTGTTTCATATTCCTCTGACCTGGGGAATTGTAATTACCACAGTGGATGTTCTGATCATTCTTTTACTTCAGGCCAAAGGTTTCCGGTGGATAGAAAGTATTGTGGGTGGGCTTATCTTCATCATTCTTGCCTGCTTCATTTATGAAATCGTGATTTCACAGCCTGCTTTCAATGAAATCCTTGGCGGATTGGTTCCTCAAAAGGAAATCATCCAAAACCCTGCAATGCTTTATATTGCTATCGGGATTCTGGGAGCAACTGTTATGCCCCACAATTTATATCTGCACAGCAGCATTGTCCAAACAAGAGATTATCCAAGAGACAGAGAAGGGAAAAAAGAAGCGATAAAATTCGCAACTATCGACAGCACCGTTTCACTGATGCTGGCTTTCTTTATTAATGCGGCCATACTTATTTTAGCTGCCGCCACTTTCCATACAACAGGAAATAAGCATGTAGCGGACATTCATGATGCGTACAAAATGCTTACCCCAATACTCGGTGCTTCTATGGCAAGTATTGCTTTTGCAATTGCTTTACTGGCATCGGGACAGAATTCTACACTTACAGGAACGCTTGCCGGACAGATCGTTATGGAAGGTTTCTTAAATATCCGTTTAAAACCCTGGTTAAGAAGATTAATTACAAGACTGATCGCTGTGATTCCGGCCCTAATAGTTACTATTATTTATGGTGAAAAAGGCACAACAGATTTACTGGTTTTAAGTCAGGTTATTTTGTCTATGCAGCTGAGTTTCGCTGTAGTTCCTTTGGTGATGTTCACCAACGATAAGGTTAAAATGGGGGAATTTGTTAATAAACCGTTTTTAAAAATTATCGTATGGATCATTTCAATTATCATAATTGTTTTGAATCTGTATCTGCTGTACCAGACATTTACAGGATAG